Proteins encoded by one window of Candidatus Obscuribacterales bacterium:
- the alaS gene encoding alanine--tRNA ligase, translating to MTLTGAQIRDKFVAYFRDKRGHLYLPSASLIPDNPTLLLTSAGMVPFVPIFLGLKPPTDPPRVVTVQKVTRAGGKDSDIENIGRTQRHHSFFEMLGNFSFGDYFKKDVIPWAWELCTKDLGLEPDRISVSVFAGDEQNAADDESYDIWHKVVGVPKERIHRLGRADNFWGPPGPTGPCGPCTELYYDRGREYGCNDDPEKCGIGKCECDRYLEFWNLVLMELFKDENGKFTPLEKKNVDTGSGLERVATILQKKRNTFETDLLFPILEAAGKLANVNYDGSEGNEKDVYLKIITDHARCVTFLIADGVRTSNIGRGYVLRFIIRRAARFGRLLGLNEPFIYKLVPTVVDIYGDHYPELKQSKELIERTIREEEERFGKTIDRGMSLLEELLGGKEPVIDGRSAFNLYATYGFPVELTQEIAVEHKKTVDMDGFAQAKKEHEDVSSVNKFNVIITGDEALGKVLKEHGTTKFTGYSAVEDKSKIVALVQEGKLVEQLEEGQEAEVVLDQTPFYAESGGQVGDTGLLSSDEGMLTVLDTKKHEGLHVHRVRALSGSIEANQLVKALVDKDRREQTVLHHSTAHLFHAAVRELLGKHVVQAGSQVGPETMRFDFSFERQPTAKELQQIEKTMNDWVRMNLPVKTVEMSLDEAKNTGAIAMFGEKYGDVVRVVKMGDASLEFCGGTHVASTGEIGPIKIISEGSVASGVRRVEALSGPKAWLHISQHMNILSQVADRLKVRPGDLIDQIERLQDQLKAREKAAAQLEEKLAMSKVPELLAKAKQIGDIRLIVSTVDNVSADGLKAVVEQMRTQANDLVVIVGCALAADKVTLVAGVSEPLVKRGLNAGKLIKEAATICGGGGGGRPQLAQAGGKMPEKLGEALSKTEALVQQEMNAKA from the coding sequence ATGACGCTTACTGGAGCTCAGATTCGCGACAAATTTGTTGCGTACTTCCGCGACAAACGGGGGCATTTGTACTTGCCTTCGGCAAGCCTTATTCCTGATAACCCGACTTTGCTTTTGACCTCAGCCGGCATGGTTCCTTTCGTGCCGATTTTCCTGGGACTAAAGCCGCCTACAGATCCGCCACGTGTTGTAACCGTGCAGAAAGTTACTCGAGCAGGCGGTAAAGACTCAGACATTGAAAATATTGGGCGCACGCAAAGACATCACAGCTTTTTTGAAATGCTGGGCAACTTTAGCTTTGGCGATTACTTCAAGAAGGATGTAATTCCTTGGGCATGGGAATTGTGCACCAAAGATCTTGGCTTGGAGCCGGATAGAATTTCCGTATCTGTTTTTGCCGGAGACGAGCAAAATGCAGCTGACGATGAGTCTTATGATATTTGGCACAAAGTAGTTGGCGTTCCTAAAGAACGAATTCATCGCCTAGGTCGTGCCGACAATTTCTGGGGACCTCCCGGACCAACAGGCCCATGCGGACCTTGTACCGAGCTTTATTACGATAGAGGTCGTGAATACGGCTGCAATGACGATCCGGAAAAATGCGGCATTGGTAAATGCGAATGTGATCGCTATCTAGAGTTCTGGAATTTGGTCTTGATGGAACTCTTCAAGGATGAGAACGGCAAATTCACACCTTTAGAGAAGAAAAACGTAGACACAGGCTCCGGTCTTGAGCGTGTTGCGACCATTCTTCAGAAGAAGCGCAATACATTTGAAACAGATTTGCTCTTCCCAATTCTGGAAGCGGCCGGCAAGTTGGCGAATGTCAATTACGATGGATCAGAGGGTAATGAGAAAGATGTCTATTTAAAGATCATCACAGATCATGCTCGTTGCGTCACCTTCCTAATTGCTGATGGTGTGCGTACAAGTAACATCGGCCGTGGTTATGTTTTGAGATTCATTATTCGCAGAGCTGCTCGCTTTGGACGTTTGCTTGGCTTGAACGAACCATTTATCTACAAACTGGTGCCGACAGTTGTTGATATTTATGGCGATCATTATCCTGAACTCAAGCAAAGTAAGGAATTGATTGAAAGAACAATTCGCGAAGAAGAAGAGCGCTTTGGTAAAACAATCGATCGTGGAATGAGCTTGCTTGAAGAACTTCTTGGCGGCAAAGAGCCTGTTATCGATGGTCGCTCTGCTTTCAATCTTTATGCAACCTATGGCTTCCCTGTGGAGTTGACGCAGGAAATTGCAGTTGAACATAAAAAGACTGTGGATATGGATGGCTTTGCTCAAGCCAAGAAAGAACACGAAGATGTTTCTTCGGTCAACAAATTCAATGTCATCATCACTGGTGATGAGGCTCTAGGTAAAGTTCTCAAAGAACACGGTACAACTAAATTTACCGGATACAGCGCAGTCGAAGACAAAAGTAAAATTGTCGCACTTGTTCAAGAAGGCAAACTTGTCGAACAGCTAGAAGAGGGACAGGAAGCTGAAGTTGTTCTTGATCAAACTCCTTTCTATGCCGAATCAGGCGGACAAGTTGGTGACACCGGCTTGCTGTCTTCTGATGAGGGCATGCTTACTGTTCTTGACACTAAAAAGCACGAAGGATTGCACGTTCACAGAGTGCGCGCATTATCCGGATCAATCGAAGCTAATCAATTAGTCAAAGCACTAGTTGATAAAGACAGGCGCGAGCAGACTGTGTTGCATCACAGCACTGCGCACTTATTCCATGCTGCTGTTAGAGAATTATTGGGCAAGCACGTTGTACAGGCTGGTTCGCAAGTCGGACCGGAAACAATGCGCTTTGACTTCAGCTTCGAGCGTCAACCGACAGCTAAAGAACTTCAGCAAATTGAAAAGACAATGAATGACTGGGTAAGAATGAACTTGCCTGTCAAAACTGTCGAGATGAGTTTGGATGAGGCAAAAAACACCGGCGCCATTGCCATGTTTGGTGAAAAATATGGCGACGTAGTGCGCGTTGTGAAGATGGGCGATGCCAGCCTTGAATTCTGTGGTGGCACACATGTGGCATCAACTGGCGAAATTGGGCCTATCAAAATAATTTCCGAAGGCAGCGTTGCATCAGGCGTTCGCCGTGTGGAAGCTCTATCCGGGCCAAAAGCTTGGCTGCATATAAGCCAGCACATGAATATTCTTTCGCAAGTTGCGGATAGATTGAAAGTACGTCCTGGCGATTTGATTGATCAGATAGAACGTTTGCAAGATCAGTTAAAAGCCAGAGAAAAAGCGGCCGCACAGTTGGAAGAGAAATTGGCAATGTCCAAAGTCCCTGAACTTTTAGCCAAAGCTAAACAAATAGGCGACATTCGCTTAATTGTCTCCACAGTAGACAACGTTTCAGCAGATGGCTTGAAAGCTGTTGTTGAACAAATGCGCACGCAAGCAAATGACTTGGTTGTTATTGTTGGTTGCGCACTAGCTGCCGACAAAGTGACTCTTGTCGCAGGTGTTTCCGAGCCGCTGGTGAAGCGTGGACTAAATGCCGGTAAGCTTATTAAAGAAGCAGCCACTATTTGTGGTGGCGGTGGTGGTGGGCGTCCACAATTGGCGCAAGCCGGCGGCAAGATGCCGGAAAAACTTGGTGAAGCACTGTCCAAAACAGAGGCTCTTGTTCAACAAGAGATGAATGCAAAAGCATGA
- a CDS encoding NAD(+)/NADH kinase — protein sequence MKLSRVLIVYKKSTYQIQGVEHKEPRFLELIEQGHASVTRVVRAHDEHYGTLEKIKGELTRRNIEYYMAARADLNKKIVTDVDLIVSVGGDGTFLDASHHTLTIPILGVNSATSSSFGHFCIANDRTFSQTLDDIEAGKLTPKPILRLELVLNGQAISQQVLNEVLICHSNPAGTSRYFIEVPGKREEQRSSGILVGPPAGSTGFLRAAGGKVFPITDRSFQYVVREPCPRPNENWHLTKGLITNLAEEMKIVSETRTAAIFIDGAHIVYRFPLGEELIIRASKTDLMAYIDPNLNQIFQG from the coding sequence GTGAAGCTCTCAAGAGTCCTTATCGTTTACAAGAAATCGACTTACCAGATTCAAGGGGTCGAGCATAAAGAGCCGCGCTTTTTAGAGCTAATTGAACAAGGTCACGCCTCGGTCACGCGTGTTGTTCGCGCTCACGATGAACACTACGGCACTCTTGAAAAAATAAAAGGCGAGCTCACACGTCGCAACATCGAATACTACATGGCGGCACGCGCCGATCTCAACAAAAAAATTGTCACTGATGTAGATCTCATAGTTTCCGTGGGCGGTGACGGCACTTTTCTGGATGCCTCTCATCACACTTTGACGATTCCAATTCTTGGCGTAAATTCGGCGACGTCCTCCAGCTTTGGTCACTTTTGTATTGCCAACGATAGAACTTTCAGCCAGACACTCGATGATATCGAAGCGGGCAAATTAACGCCTAAACCAATTCTACGCTTGGAACTAGTGTTGAACGGTCAAGCAATCAGCCAGCAAGTTTTGAACGAAGTGCTCATCTGCCATAGCAACCCGGCCGGCACAAGCCGCTATTTCATCGAAGTTCCAGGCAAACGCGAAGAGCAAAGATCTTCAGGAATTCTAGTTGGACCGCCGGCAGGCTCAACTGGATTTTTAAGAGCAGCAGGCGGAAAAGTATTTCCAATTACCGATCGCAGCTTCCAATATGTAGTACGCGAGCCCTGCCCGCGCCCCAATGAAAATTGGCATCTGACCAAGGGGCTGATCACAAATCTCGCTGAAGAAATGAAAATAGTATCCGAGACAAGAACAGCAGCTATCTTTATCGACGGCGCTCATATTGTCTACCGCTTCCCATTAGGCGAAGAACTCATTATTCGCGCAAGCAAAACAGATCTCATGGCCTACATCGACCCAAATCTCAATCAAATTTTTCAAGGATGA
- a CDS encoding MurT ligase domain-containing protein, whose product MSQVTDSLAIAAGKLSAQAIRVAGLGLGTNLPGKVARRLSPSVLHKLAKQSRLGVIAVSGTNGKSTTSGFLASILSKAGYKLVHNRQGANLVTGITATLIDNANWQGRLDTDYCLFEIDEAALPLVAAEIEINHVIVTNLFRDQLDRFGELDTTARLINKGIAINHSKTVLNADDPNVASLAPESDHLFYGIESINPTCVSQIGQLAELSYCGKCGSEYSYDLIFYGQLGHYACPKCSNKRPKPDVQAHNVTVHPAGSTFRVSHGHISAEIHLNLPGMFNVYNALAAAAIAFQLDIAGETIKEGLNKYSTLFGRSEKITIEGKAVIIQLIKNPAGASQVVSAVACDPNAKILIAINDNLADGRDISWLWDAEFEQLSDAKEEVIVSGQRAEDMAVRMKYAGLPTGQIRVVTPLEAALKQALESTDDDQTLWILPTYTCLLEMQKILKSMGYNLSGT is encoded by the coding sequence TTGTCGCAGGTAACCGACAGTCTTGCTATTGCCGCCGGAAAATTATCCGCGCAAGCTATTCGCGTTGCCGGATTGGGACTCGGTACCAATCTACCCGGAAAAGTTGCAAGGCGTCTGTCTCCTTCTGTTTTACACAAGTTGGCAAAGCAAAGCAGACTTGGTGTAATTGCGGTGTCAGGCACCAATGGAAAAAGCACGACTTCCGGATTTCTAGCTTCAATTCTTTCCAAAGCCGGCTACAAACTGGTGCATAACCGCCAGGGTGCAAATTTGGTAACAGGAATCACCGCCACGCTAATTGATAATGCCAACTGGCAAGGCAGATTGGACACCGATTATTGCTTGTTCGAAATAGACGAGGCAGCGCTTCCTTTAGTTGCCGCCGAGATTGAAATTAACCACGTCATTGTAACCAATTTATTTCGCGATCAGCTTGATCGATTTGGTGAACTTGACACCACTGCCCGCCTAATCAACAAAGGCATTGCCATCAACCATTCGAAGACAGTTTTAAATGCGGACGATCCAAATGTCGCAAGCCTTGCTCCTGAAAGCGATCATCTTTTTTACGGTATCGAATCGATCAATCCCACATGCGTAAGCCAAATTGGTCAGCTTGCCGAACTTTCCTATTGCGGCAAATGCGGCAGTGAATACAGCTATGACTTGATATTTTACGGTCAGTTAGGACACTACGCTTGCCCGAAATGCAGCAATAAGCGACCCAAGCCTGACGTGCAAGCGCATAATGTGACCGTTCATCCGGCAGGTTCCACTTTCCGCGTCAGTCACGGCCACATATCAGCTGAGATTCACCTAAATCTGCCTGGCATGTTCAATGTCTACAATGCATTGGCAGCTGCCGCAATTGCTTTCCAATTGGATATTGCCGGCGAGACAATCAAAGAAGGACTAAATAAGTATTCAACACTATTTGGCCGATCAGAGAAGATCACAATCGAAGGCAAAGCAGTGATTATCCAGCTTATAAAAAATCCGGCCGGTGCTTCGCAAGTTGTGTCCGCAGTTGCTTGTGACCCAAATGCCAAAATCCTTATCGCAATCAACGATAACCTAGCCGATGGACGAGACATTTCCTGGCTCTGGGACGCTGAGTTTGAACAATTGTCTGACGCCAAAGAAGAAGTCATAGTCAGCGGACAGCGCGCAGAAGACATGGCAGTGAGAATGAAATATGCCGGATTGCCAACCGGGCAAATTAGAGTTGTTACTCCACTGGAAGCAGCCTTAAAGCAAGCACTCGAGTCAACAGACGATGATCAGACTTTGTGGATACTGCCGACATACACTTGCTTGCTTGAAATGCAAAAGATTTTGAAGTCGATGGGCTACAACCTGTCGGGCACATAG